A single window of Coturnix japonica isolate 7356 chromosome 17, Coturnix japonica 2.1, whole genome shotgun sequence DNA harbors:
- the TRIM32 gene encoding E3 ubiquitin-protein ligase TRIM32 produces the protein MASAPQLNSDALREVLECPICMESFTEEHLRPKLLHCGHTICKQCLEKLLATSINGIRCPFCSKITRIKTLAQLTDNLTVLKIIDTTGLGEVVGLLMCKVCGRRLPRHFCKSCGLVLCEPCKETSHVPQGHNVIAIKEAAEERRREFGTRLARLRELMDDLQKRKASLEGVSSDLQSRYRAVLQDYSKEERKIQEELARSRKFFTTSLSEVEKVNNQVMEEQAYLLNLAEVQILSRCDYFLAKIKQGDIALLEEAADEEEPELTNSLPGELILHEVELLKVSHVGPLQIGQVVKKPRTVNLEESLMETAASSSASFREPDLMQQEASCTPNSSPVKPRMPEAAASIQQCHFIKKMGSKGSLPGMFNLPVSLYVTLQGEVLVADRGNFRIQVFTRKGFLKEIRRSPSGIDSFVLSFLGADLPNLTPLSVTMNCHGLIGVTDSYDNSVKVYTMDGHCVACHRSQLSKPWGIAALPSGQFVVTDVEGGKLWCFTVDRGVGVVKYTCLCSAVRPKFVTCDAEGTIYFTQGLGLNLENRQYEHHLEGGFSIGSVGPDGQLGRQISHFFSENEDFRCIAGMCVDARGDLIVADSSRKEILHFPKGGGYNILIREGLTCPVGIAITPKGQLLVLDCWDHCIKIYSYHLRRYSTP, from the coding sequence ATGGCTTCTGCTCCTCAACTCAACTCGGATGCGCTCCGAGAGGTCCTGGAGTGCCCCATTTGCATGGAGTCCTTTACTGAGGAGCACCTGAGACCCAAGCTCTTACACTGCGGGCACACCATCTGCAAACAGTGCTTGGAGAAGCTCCTAGCAACCAGCATTAATGGGATACGCTGCCCTTTTTGCAGCAAAATCACTCGGATCAAAACCTTAGCTCAGCTGACTGACAATCTTACTGTACTGAAGATCATAGACACCACAGGGCTGGGGGAAGTGGTTGGTCTCCTCATGTGCAAAGTCTGTGGGAGAAGATTGCCAAGACACTTCTGCAAGAGTTGTGGCTTGGTGTTATGTGAGCCGTGCAAGGAGACATCACACGTGCCCCAAGGGCATAATGTCATTGCTATCAAAGAGGCTGCTGAAGAGCGTAGAAGGGAATTTGGGACAAGGCTTGCCAGACTTCGGGAGCTCATGGATgatttgcagaaaagaaaagcatctctgGAGGGTGTTTCGAGTGACCTGCAATCTAGATACAGAGCAGTTCTGCAAGATTACAGCAAAGAAGAACGCAAGATCCAGGAAGAACTGGCCAGGTCACGCAAGTTCTTCACCACCTCTTTGTCTGAAGTGGAGAAGGTAAATAATCAGGTAATGGAGGAACAAGCTTATCTGCTGAACTTAGCAGAAGTGCAGATATTGTCTCGCTGTGATTATTTCCTTGccaaaataaagcaaggagATATTGCTCTCttggaggaggcagcagatgAGGAAGAACCAGAACTGACAAACAGTCTCCCAGGGGAGCTGATACTTCACGAGGTTGAACTCCTTAAAGTGAGCCATGTGGGACCACTGCAGATTGGGCAGGTGGTGAAGAAACCCCGGACTGTTAACTTGGAAGAATCACTCATGGAAACTGCAGCATCCTCATCGGCATCATTTAGAGAGCCTGACTTGATGCAACAAGAAGCCAGCTGCACACCAAATTCCTCCCCAGTCAAACCAAGGATGCCCGAAGCAGCTGCAAGCATCCAACAGTGTCACTTCATCAAGAAGATGGGCTCCAAGGGTAGCCTGCCAGGGATGTTCAATCTGCCCGTCAGCCTCTACGTCACTCTCCAAGGAGAGGTGCTTGTGGCGGACCGAGGCAATTTTCGTATCCAGGTTTTCACCCGCAAAGGTTTCCTGAAGGAGATCCGCCGGAGCCCCAGCGGAATCGATAGCTTTGTACTGAGCTTCCTTGGAGCAGACCTGCCTAATTTGACTCCCCTTTCTGTCACCATGAATTGCCACGGCCTCATAGGTGTGACCGACAGCTATGATAACTCCGTCAAGGTGTACACCATGGATGGCCACTGTGTGGCATGTCACAGGAGCCAGCTAAGCAAGCCCTGGGGCATCGCGGCTCTGCCCTCTGGGCAGTTTGTGGTGACTGATGTGGAAGGGGGGAAGCTGTGGTGCTTCACTGTGGACCGTGGCGTGGGGGTGGTGAAGTACACCTGCTTGTGTAGCGCGGTGCGGCCCAAGTTTGTCACTTGTGATGCTGAAGGGACCATATACTTCACTCAGGGGCTGGGGCTCAACTTGGAAAACAGGCAGTACGAACACCACTTAGAAGGAGGCTTTTCTATTGGCTCTGTCGGCCCAGACGGGCAGCTGGGACGCCAGATTAGCCACTTCTTCTCTGAGAACGAGGATTTCAGGTGCATCGCTGGGATGTGCGTAGATGCCAGAGGAGACCTCATCGTTGCTGACAGCAGTCGTAAAGAAATCCTGCATTTTCCTAAAGGAGGTGGCTATAATATCTTAATCCGGGAGGGACTCACCTGCCCGGTTGGTATTGCCATTACTCCCAAAGGGCAGCTGTTGGTGCTGGACTGTTGGGATCATTGCATTAAGATCTACAGTTACCATCTGAGAAGATATTCCACCCCTTAA